The Nitrogeniibacter aestuarii genome has a window encoding:
- a CDS encoding metal-sulfur cluster assembly factor, with protein sequence MNPHPAAPDASAIREALRAVQDPEIGMNIVDLGLVYDIAVEGNRVAVRMTMTSPACPMGQMILDDVDEAIARLCPDRERSVELVWSPEWSPALMSESAKAHFGWQDDDA encoded by the coding sequence ATGAATCCCCACCCAGCCGCCCCCGACGCATCCGCCATCCGCGAAGCACTTCGCGCCGTTCAAGACCCCGAGATCGGCATGAACATCGTTGACCTGGGCCTCGTGTACGACATTGCGGTCGAGGGCAATCGGGTGGCCGTACGCATGACCATGACGAGCCCTGCGTGCCCGATGGGCCAGATGATTCTCGACGACGTGGATGAGGCCATCGCACGGCTCTGCCCGGATCGTGAACGCTCCGTCGAACTGGTGTGGTCTCCGGAGTGGTCGCCCGCCTTGATGAGTGAGTCCGCCAAGGCGCACTTCGGCTGGCAGGACGACGATGCCTGA
- a CDS encoding putative bifunctional diguanylate cyclase/phosphodiesterase: MSSLLSLPTYWLRRLSLATVVLVVLGLASEFVYRSALTAQRDRVYAEFQLAAAQHIDTLRTRLSALLDLQELLAKHVDVAGPGSSNEFGQVTRPLMRVHPFISAIVYAEVDARESGVRYPVRYALSDGVWPQPGANLAEEGPHAASAIVAALGSSRTYATPPLASPDDGTPDGIRLFAAAGQGVTAVFMHLNDLAESTLWAGMDPDARDIAFTIVDTTDGPSRANEIYRDTVEDGFQTAYVEAIPFANRNWLVIATPMPTHYQLDPLPSVSRQRYAGWAITLLATLIVAFLQSRNTVIRGHVARRTAELARSNQMLAETNATLEAEIRHRIASEAALRESATLQQAILHSADYAIILTDKDGLVRVFNPAAEQMLGCSAADVVGKRTPAAFIHEDDLARLNQGTGETGFAALLAGTQDRDASDPLELDLIQCDGGRLPSSISVSPIVDASHGSISGYLAIAADITHRKAAESRILHLAHFDPLTDLPNRSLLHARLEEALDTAATCKQPLAVLFLDLDRFKYVNDSLGHQAGDALLKAVSGRFRHCVREQDTVARMGGDEFIVVLSDFEGREHAAEVAGRIIEALNAPFEIKGHRLTVTPSIGIAVYPEDGDKADLLIKHADAAMYHAKEQGRNNYQFYERRFSTDVSARLNIENRLRRALEKAEFEVYYQPQVETATGEFIGLEALLRWRDPEHGMVSPQEFIPIAEDSGLIVPIGEWVMRTACQQNQAWRAARLLDVPVAVNLSARQFDEHTLLGTVSRILEDTGLPASRLELELTETLIMRNPEMTADVLDAGKRLGVQISVDDFGTGYSSLAYLKRFPIDRLKIDRSFIADIETEPDDAAIAQTIIAMAHTLRIDVLAEGVETVAQLRMLRNWACSAYQGYLCSHPLPAHEMTALLRGLRAAHMLGLPEAGHV, translated from the coding sequence ATGAGTTCCCTGCTGAGCCTGCCCACGTACTGGCTCAGGCGGCTGAGTCTGGCCACTGTCGTCCTGGTGGTGCTCGGCCTGGCCAGCGAATTCGTGTACCGCAGCGCGCTCACCGCCCAGCGAGACCGCGTCTATGCCGAATTCCAGCTCGCCGCTGCACAGCACATCGACACCCTGCGCACACGACTGTCGGCACTGCTCGACCTGCAGGAATTGCTGGCCAAGCACGTGGATGTGGCCGGCCCCGGCTCATCGAACGAATTCGGGCAGGTCACGCGGCCCCTGATGCGCGTGCATCCTTTCATCTCGGCCATTGTCTATGCCGAGGTCGACGCGCGCGAATCGGGCGTTCGCTATCCGGTACGTTACGCACTGTCCGATGGCGTCTGGCCGCAGCCCGGCGCCAACCTGGCCGAAGAAGGGCCGCATGCCGCGTCGGCCATCGTCGCCGCCCTGGGTTCATCCAGAACCTATGCCACGCCGCCCCTGGCCAGCCCGGATGACGGCACCCCCGATGGCATCCGCCTGTTCGCCGCCGCCGGCCAGGGTGTGACCGCCGTCTTCATGCATCTCAACGATCTGGCCGAGAGCACCCTGTGGGCGGGCATGGACCCGGATGCCCGCGACATTGCCTTCACCATCGTCGACACCACCGACGGCCCGAGCCGCGCCAACGAGATCTACCGCGACACGGTCGAGGATGGCTTTCAGACCGCCTATGTCGAGGCCATACCCTTCGCCAACCGCAACTGGCTGGTGATTGCCACGCCCATGCCGACTCACTACCAGCTCGACCCGCTGCCCTCGGTGAGCCGACAACGCTATGCTGGCTGGGCCATCACCCTGCTGGCCACGCTCATCGTCGCCTTCCTGCAGTCACGCAATACGGTGATCCGCGGCCATGTGGCCCGACGCACCGCCGAGCTGGCGCGCTCCAACCAGATGCTGGCCGAGACCAACGCCACGCTCGAAGCCGAAATTCGTCACCGCATCGCCTCCGAAGCCGCCCTGCGCGAGAGTGCGACCCTGCAGCAAGCCATCCTGCACAGCGCGGACTACGCCATCATCCTCACCGACAAGGACGGCCTGGTCCGCGTCTTCAATCCGGCGGCCGAACAGATGCTCGGCTGCTCGGCGGCCGACGTGGTCGGCAAGCGCACGCCCGCCGCCTTCATTCACGAAGACGATCTGGCGCGACTCAATCAGGGCACCGGCGAGACCGGCTTTGCCGCATTGCTCGCCGGCACCCAGGATCGCGATGCGTCCGACCCGCTCGAACTCGACCTCATCCAGTGCGACGGCGGACGCCTGCCCTCATCCATCTCGGTATCGCCGATCGTCGACGCCTCGCACGGCAGCATCAGCGGCTATCTGGCCATCGCAGCGGACATCACCCACCGCAAGGCCGCCGAGTCGCGCATCCTGCACCTGGCGCACTTCGACCCACTCACCGATCTGCCCAACCGCAGCCTGCTGCATGCCCGTCTCGAAGAGGCCCTGGACACCGCCGCCACCTGCAAGCAACCGCTGGCGGTGCTGTTCCTGGATCTGGATCGCTTCAAGTACGTGAATGACTCGCTGGGCCACCAGGCCGGCGATGCCCTGCTCAAGGCCGTGTCGGGCCGCTTCCGCCACTGCGTGCGCGAGCAGGACACCGTGGCACGCATGGGCGGTGACGAGTTCATCGTCGTGCTCTCCGACTTCGAAGGCCGTGAACACGCCGCCGAGGTGGCGGGGCGCATCATCGAAGCACTCAACGCCCCGTTCGAGATCAAGGGCCACCGGCTCACGGTCACCCCCTCCATCGGCATCGCCGTGTATCCGGAGGATGGCGACAAGGCCGACCTGCTCATCAAGCATGCCGACGCGGCCATGTACCACGCCAAGGAGCAAGGGCGGAACAACTACCAGTTCTATGAGCGGCGCTTCTCCACCGACGTATCGGCCCGGCTCAATATCGAGAACCGCCTGCGCCGCGCGCTGGAAAAGGCGGAGTTCGAGGTCTACTACCAGCCGCAGGTGGAAACGGCGACCGGCGAGTTCATCGGCCTGGAAGCACTCCTGCGCTGGCGCGATCCGGAACACGGCATGGTCAGCCCGCAGGAATTCATTCCCATCGCCGAAGACTCGGGGCTGATCGTCCCCATCGGCGAATGGGTGATGCGCACGGCCTGCCAGCAGAATCAGGCCTGGCGGGCCGCGCGCCTGCTCGATGTCCCGGTGGCCGTGAATCTGTCGGCCCGCCAGTTTGACGAACACACCCTGCTGGGCACGGTATCCCGCATCCTCGAAGACACCGGCCTGCCTGCCAGCCGGCTTGAACTTGAGCTGACCGAGACTCTCATCATGCGCAATCCCGAGATGACCGCCGATGTCCTCGATGCCGGCAAGCGTCTGGGCGTGCAGATCAGCGTGGACGATTTCGGCACCGGCTACTCCAGCCTCGCCTACCTCAAGCGCTTCCCGATCGACCGGCTCAAGATCGACCGCTCGTTCATCGCCGACATCGAGACCGAGCCGGACGACGCGGCGATTGCCCAGACCATCATCGCCATGGCGCACACCCTGCGCATCGACGTGCTGGCCGAGGGAGTCGAAACCGTGGCCCAACTGCGCATGCTGCGCAACTGGGCCTGCAGCGCCTATCAAGGCTACCTGTGCAGCCACCCGCTGCCCGCGCATGAGATGACGGCCTTGCTGCGCGGATTGCGGGCTGCGCACATGCTCGGGCTGCCCGAAGCAGGGCATGTCTGA
- a CDS encoding NAD(P)-dependent oxidoreductase yields the protein MRIGFIGLGDMGASMVRHLMRAGHDVAVWARREASAESVIADGAGWCGTPAELARRSELVITMVTGSADVEDLVLRGDGLLAGFEPGGIHVDMSTIAPATARMLAACYAERQIGWLDAPVSGGPKGALEASLAIMVGGDEHTFTRSFPVLEILGRSIVRIGENGAGQVAKACNQMIMVAAIEAAAEAMNLAKANGVDPAKVRQALMGGSAASRVLEVMGERMVTGHFERGVDCRLHHKDFRILLGEAHELGAPLPIASVVWQQLNALMGRGGARLDTAALVTVIEAMSRKT from the coding sequence ATGAGGATCGGCTTCATCGGGCTGGGTGACATGGGGGCCTCGATGGTGCGGCACCTCATGCGCGCGGGCCACGATGTGGCCGTGTGGGCGCGGCGCGAAGCCTCGGCCGAGTCGGTGATCGCCGATGGCGCCGGCTGGTGTGGCACGCCCGCCGAACTGGCCAGACGCAGCGAGCTTGTCATCACCATGGTCACCGGCAGCGCCGATGTGGAAGATCTCGTGCTGCGCGGCGATGGCTTGCTCGCCGGTTTCGAGCCGGGGGGCATTCACGTGGACATGAGCACGATTGCGCCGGCCACGGCCCGCATGCTCGCCGCGTGCTACGCCGAACGGCAGATCGGCTGGCTGGATGCGCCCGTCTCGGGTGGCCCCAAGGGCGCGCTCGAAGCTTCGCTGGCGATCATGGTCGGTGGCGACGAACATACCTTCACCCGGAGTTTTCCGGTCCTCGAGATCCTGGGCAGAAGCATTGTCCGTATTGGCGAGAACGGTGCCGGTCAGGTGGCCAAGGCGTGCAATCAGATGATCATGGTCGCAGCCATCGAAGCGGCCGCCGAAGCCATGAATCTGGCCAAGGCCAACGGGGTGGATCCGGCCAAGGTGCGCCAGGCGCTCATGGGCGGCTCGGCCGCCTCCAGGGTGCTTGAGGTGATGGGCGAGCGCATGGTGACGGGCCATTTCGAGCGCGGCGTCGATTGCCGGCTGCACCATAAGGACTTCAGGATTCTGCTGGGCGAGGCCCACGAGCTGGGAGCGCCACTGCCCATCGCCTCGGTGGTCTGGCAACAGCTCAATGCCCTGATGGGGCGCGGTGGCGCGAGGCTGGATACGGCCGCGCTGGTGACCGTCATCGAGGCGATGAGCCGGAAGACCTGA
- a CDS encoding NAD(P)-dependent oxidoreductase: MNIGFIGLGLMGRPMVLNLLKAGFSVNVWARREASLAPVVEHGARALGSVAEVAAASDVVISCVADAPDVAQVALGEQGVADGARDGLVFVDMSTIAPAAARDIADKLKARGVSMLDAPVSGGEVGAIAGTLTVMVGGEQAAFDKALPALQAVGKTINLVGDSGAGQVAKACNQILTGVGVAAVAEALNFAQKSGVDPARVREALLGGFAYSRILENHGQRMLDRNFKPGFKAWMHQKDMRIVMEEAHRLGLAVPSAAITAQMFNAMVGSGMGEDDSIAMLKLLETMSGGEA, from the coding sequence ATGAATATCGGTTTTATCGGCCTGGGTTTGATGGGACGCCCCATGGTGTTGAATCTGCTCAAGGCGGGCTTCAGTGTCAATGTCTGGGCGCGGCGGGAGGCTTCTCTCGCACCGGTGGTTGAGCACGGCGCCAGGGCCCTGGGGTCGGTGGCCGAGGTGGCGGCAGCGTCCGATGTGGTGATCTCCTGCGTGGCCGACGCCCCCGACGTGGCCCAGGTGGCACTTGGCGAGCAGGGCGTGGCCGATGGCGCCCGTGATGGTCTGGTCTTTGTGGACATGAGCACCATCGCCCCGGCGGCCGCCCGCGACATTGCCGACAAGCTCAAGGCACGGGGTGTCTCCATGCTCGATGCGCCGGTCTCCGGTGGTGAAGTCGGCGCCATTGCCGGCACGCTGACGGTGATGGTCGGTGGCGAACAGGCCGCCTTCGACAAGGCCTTGCCGGCCCTTCAGGCCGTGGGCAAGACCATCAACCTGGTGGGCGACTCGGGGGCCGGTCAGGTGGCCAAGGCGTGCAACCAGATTCTCACTGGTGTGGGCGTTGCCGCTGTCGCCGAAGCGCTCAATTTTGCGCAGAAAAGCGGGGTCGATCCGGCCCGCGTGCGCGAAGCGCTGCTGGGCGGCTTCGCCTACAGCCGTATCCTCGAAAACCATGGTCAGCGCATGCTTGACCGCAACTTCAAGCCCGGCTTCAAGGCCTGGATGCATCAGAAGGACATGCGCATCGTCATGGAAGAGGCGCATCGCCTGGGGTTGGCCGTGCCATCGGCGGCCATCACGGCACAGATGTTCAATGCCATGGTCGGCAGCGGCATGGGCGAGGATGACTCGATTGCCATGCTCAAGCTGCTCGAGACCATGAGCGGGGGCGAGGCATGA
- a CDS encoding ATP-binding protein, which yields MTSDDRNFEHERKLDARVRTGLVQTHLESNRVSLAGSVVVSTLVLLFSDAEGHLFQDVLIWWVVLTLTTALRLWHVLRFKKAADPDQRAARLYPILIVEAAIAGALWGLLCTWLYPEDSSVLKELTVPIIMGVSSAALVSLGPILPAYIAFFGCMLIPGTVAMALRDSYVEHMLALVLGLLSIALLLNGIRISRNHMRDLRLTAELESALHNEAQARIAADAASEAKTRFLAAMSHEIRTPMNGVIGMGQLLSRTELNERQRRCLDSLNDSGKHLLGLIDEILDFAKVESGQLTVRHTPTDLRHLCQQVVDMFTPRAEEKRLSLLYKVSDSVPAMIETDPQRMRQILTNLVNNAIKFTSKGGVTVNVSARLDAEGVKPLLEIAVIDTGIGIAAEEQHRIFEAFAQVDDSMSRATGGVGLGLAISRDLARLMEGDLLCKSVPDVGTTFRLQLPLRVPAQPRQAQEVPQEPPVGNSFPRFSGCVLVVEDSPTNREVAVMTLQELGLECDIAEDGREALERLHERRYSLVLMDCQMPVMDGYEATRALRKLEEDLGWQRTPVIALTANAVAGNEARCFGAGMDDFVPKPFEIEDLVKALKRYLSVQRAA from the coding sequence ATGACTTCAGACGACCGGAACTTCGAGCACGAACGAAAACTCGACGCCCGAGTACGCACCGGACTGGTCCAGACACACCTGGAGAGCAACCGGGTCTCGCTGGCCGGGTCAGTGGTGGTCAGCACCCTCGTCCTGCTCTTCTCCGATGCGGAGGGCCACCTCTTTCAGGATGTCCTGATCTGGTGGGTCGTGCTCACGCTCACCACGGCATTGCGCCTCTGGCACGTGCTCCGATTCAAGAAAGCTGCAGACCCTGACCAACGTGCAGCGCGTCTCTATCCGATCCTGATTGTCGAAGCCGCCATCGCCGGCGCGCTCTGGGGCTTGCTGTGCACATGGCTATACCCGGAAGACTCCAGCGTACTCAAGGAACTGACGGTGCCGATCATCATGGGGGTGTCCTCGGCAGCGCTGGTGTCGCTGGGGCCCATCCTGCCCGCCTACATCGCGTTCTTCGGGTGCATGCTCATCCCGGGGACTGTCGCCATGGCCCTGCGGGACAGCTACGTGGAGCACATGCTGGCACTCGTGCTGGGCTTGCTGAGCATCGCACTGCTGCTCAACGGCATCCGCATCAGCCGCAACCACATGCGTGACCTGCGCCTGACGGCAGAGTTGGAGAGCGCGCTCCACAACGAGGCCCAGGCCCGCATTGCCGCCGACGCGGCCAGCGAGGCCAAGACCCGCTTTCTGGCTGCCATGAGCCACGAGATCCGCACGCCCATGAACGGCGTCATCGGCATGGGCCAACTGCTTTCCCGCACCGAACTCAATGAACGCCAGCGACGCTGCCTCGATTCGCTCAATGACTCCGGCAAGCACCTGCTCGGCCTCATCGACGAGATTCTCGATTTCGCCAAGGTCGAATCAGGTCAGCTCACGGTGCGTCACACCCCCACCGACCTGCGTCACCTGTGCCAGCAGGTGGTGGACATGTTCACGCCGCGCGCTGAAGAGAAGCGGCTCTCGCTGCTGTACAAGGTAAGCGACAGCGTACCGGCCATGATCGAGACCGATCCCCAGCGCATGCGCCAGATTCTTACCAACCTAGTGAACAACGCCATCAAGTTCACGAGCAAGGGCGGAGTGACCGTCAATGTATCGGCGCGACTCGACGCAGAAGGCGTCAAGCCCCTGCTCGAGATTGCCGTCATCGACACCGGCATCGGGATTGCGGCCGAAGAGCAGCACCGCATCTTCGAAGCCTTCGCCCAGGTGGACGACAGCATGAGCCGAGCCACCGGAGGCGTCGGGCTGGGGCTGGCCATCTCCCGCGATCTGGCGCGCCTCATGGAGGGCGACCTCCTGTGCAAGAGCGTGCCCGACGTGGGCACCACCTTCCGCCTTCAGCTCCCGCTGCGCGTTCCGGCGCAACCGCGTCAGGCGCAGGAGGTCCCGCAGGAGCCCCCGGTCGGCAACAGTTTTCCGCGCTTCAGCGGGTGCGTGCTGGTGGTCGAAGACAGCCCAACCAACCGGGAGGTGGCGGTCATGACCCTGCAGGAACTGGGGCTTGAGTGCGACATCGCCGAAGACGGCCGCGAGGCGCTCGAGCGCCTGCATGAGCGTCGCTACAGCCTGGTGCTCATGGACTGCCAGATGCCGGTCATGGACGGCTACGAAGCCACACGCGCCCTGCGCAAGCTCGAAGAAGACCTGGGCTGGCAGCGCACGCCCGTCATTGCACTGACGGCGAACGCGGTGGCGGGCAACGAAGCGCGGTGCTTTGGCGCCGGCATGGACGACTTTGTCCCCAAGCCCTTCGAAATCGAGGACCTGGTGAAGGCCCTGAAACGTTATCTGAGCGTTCAGCGCGCGGCCTGA
- the ybiB gene encoding DNA-binding protein YbiB: protein MKYASTIKEIGRGAKGAKPLPVDAARSLFTDILAQQVPELELGAIILSMRIKSESLDELIGFKQAMDAVTPQLSVPAGWRCVVLPSYNGARRQPNLMPLLAMLLAREGVPVLIQGRHDFDARVSPFELLAELGITPQQDVQAASAQLAAGQVACLKLDTLLPGLDALLALRPRLGVRNSGHTMAKLLDPARGHSVRVVAVTHPEYLERMDEFLLADGGSAMLMRGTEGEAYANPRRRPAMKLYADGALVETIEAEAGGAPPHADVPDVPEVRENAGLIRDMLAGKTPIPAPIRAQAEALIRRARLT, encoded by the coding sequence ATGAAATACGCCAGCACCATCAAGGAAATCGGCCGTGGCGCCAAGGGGGCCAAACCCCTGCCGGTCGATGCCGCCAGATCCCTGTTCACCGACATCCTCGCGCAACAGGTGCCCGAGCTCGAACTGGGCGCCATCATCCTGTCCATGCGCATCAAGAGCGAATCGCTCGACGAGCTCATCGGATTCAAACAGGCCATGGACGCGGTCACGCCGCAACTGAGCGTGCCGGCGGGCTGGCGCTGCGTGGTCCTGCCCAGCTACAACGGGGCGCGCCGCCAACCCAATCTCATGCCCCTGCTCGCCATGCTACTGGCGCGCGAGGGCGTCCCGGTGCTCATTCAGGGCCGGCATGACTTCGACGCCCGCGTCAGTCCCTTCGAGCTGCTGGCGGAACTGGGCATCACGCCGCAGCAAGACGTCCAGGCGGCCAGCGCACAACTGGCGGCCGGCCAGGTGGCCTGCCTCAAGCTCGACACCCTGTTGCCGGGGCTGGATGCCCTTCTGGCGCTGCGGCCCCGATTGGGTGTGCGCAACAGCGGCCACACCATGGCCAAGCTGCTCGATCCGGCCCGGGGCCACAGCGTGCGCGTGGTCGCGGTCACCCACCCCGAATACCTGGAGCGCATGGATGAGTTTCTCCTGGCCGATGGCGGCAGTGCCATGCTCATGCGTGGCACCGAGGGCGAAGCCTATGCCAACCCGCGGCGACGCCCGGCCATGAAACTCTATGCCGACGGTGCGCTGGTCGAGACGATCGAAGCAGAAGCCGGCGGTGCACCGCCCCACGCGGATGTCCCCGACGTGCCCGAGGTGCGCGAAAACGCCGGACTCATCCGCGACATGCTCGCCGGCAAGACACCCATCCCTGCGCCCATCCGGGCTCAGGCCGAGGCCCTGATCCGCCGCGCCCGCCTCACCTGA
- a CDS encoding nitrate reductase: protein MSETKSTCCYCGVGCGVIIEHDGDQITGVRGDPDHPANFGRLCTKGSTLHLTAAPETLAVRAKVPQLRTTRDAARLPSDWDTALDHVAGRFADIIRTHGPDAVAFYGAGQLLTEDYYVFNKLAKGLIGTNNLDTNSRLCMSSAVAGYKLSLGADSPPCSYEDFDHAGCLFITGSNTAFAHPIAFRRVEDARKANPDMKLIVVDPRRTDTAEAADLFLPILPGTDIALYNAMLHVMLWEGWIDQAYVDAHTEGFDALKKLVRDYSPTSAADICGIPKADIEKAAEWFATSSATLSLYCQGLNQSSSGTHKNSALINLHLATGQIGRAGAGPFSLTGQPNAMGGREVGGLANLLSAHRDLANPEHRAEVAALWGIDDVPAEPGKSAVELFEAVKEGQIKAVWIACTNPAQSMPDQTLIHEALKTAELVVVQEAFEHTETCAYADVLLPATTWGEKNGTVTNSERRISRVQPGVAAPGEARHDWAIVCDFAQRLGHTLGKGALAERLFAYDGPEAIWNEHRESTRGRDLDITGLNYAMLETAGPQQWPYPEGATGGQVRLYEDGVFPTPSGKARFVVTEYKATAEKPSARYPLHLITGRLRDQWHGMSRTGLVARLYSHETEPLLHMHPDDLARRDLGNGDVIRVKSRQGSVVLKVLETDTVRPGQCFLPMHWGGNAMAGTLGVNALMPSAFDPYSKQPELKHAAAQVEKVTSGHPIVAMRRVDVTKENPYEVMARIRTRLAALPYASLTLAGRDVPVVMLQSRVEEHEPELINAIDAAFSLDDPTQALSYADPRRDIGKRARIDDDILTAVRLVGETKAAEWLAQLMTVGASAAPMRRWLLAPVTQPPEGGPTRGKVICNCFDISEDAIKAAFDAGESIEQLQARTKCGTNCGSCVPELRRLKNQYRLPA from the coding sequence ATGTCTGAGACCAAATCCACCTGTTGTTATTGCGGCGTCGGCTGCGGCGTCATCATCGAGCATGATGGCGACCAGATCACCGGCGTGCGCGGCGACCCCGACCATCCAGCCAACTTCGGTCGCCTGTGCACCAAGGGCTCGACACTCCACCTGACGGCGGCGCCCGAGACCCTGGCGGTGCGCGCCAAGGTGCCGCAACTGCGCACCACCCGCGACGCGGCCCGCCTGCCCAGCGACTGGGACACGGCCCTCGACCATGTCGCCGGGCGCTTTGCCGACATCATTCGCACCCACGGCCCCGACGCGGTTGCCTTCTATGGCGCCGGCCAGTTGCTGACCGAGGACTATTACGTCTTCAACAAGCTCGCCAAGGGCCTGATCGGCACCAACAATCTCGACACCAATTCGCGCCTGTGCATGTCCAGTGCCGTGGCCGGGTACAAGCTGAGTCTCGGCGCCGACAGCCCACCGTGCAGCTACGAGGACTTCGACCACGCGGGCTGTCTGTTCATCACCGGCAGCAATACCGCCTTCGCCCACCCGATTGCCTTCCGCCGCGTCGAAGACGCCCGCAAGGCCAATCCGGACATGAAGCTCATCGTGGTGGACCCGCGCCGTACCGACACCGCTGAAGCCGCCGACCTGTTCCTGCCCATCCTGCCCGGCACCGACATCGCGCTCTACAACGCCATGCTGCATGTGATGCTGTGGGAGGGGTGGATCGACCAGGCCTATGTGGACGCGCACACCGAGGGCTTCGATGCCCTCAAGAAGCTGGTGCGCGATTACAGCCCCACCAGTGCCGCCGACATCTGCGGCATCCCCAAGGCCGACATCGAAAAGGCCGCCGAGTGGTTTGCCACCTCCAGCGCCACCCTGTCGCTCTACTGCCAGGGTCTGAATCAGTCCAGTTCAGGCACCCACAAGAATTCCGCGCTCATCAACCTGCATCTGGCCACCGGGCAGATCGGCCGTGCCGGCGCCGGCCCCTTCTCGCTGACCGGGCAACCCAATGCCATGGGGGGCCGCGAAGTCGGCGGTCTGGCCAACCTGCTGTCCGCCCATCGCGACCTCGCCAACCCGGAGCACCGCGCCGAAGTGGCCGCTCTGTGGGGCATCGACGATGTGCCTGCCGAACCCGGCAAGAGTGCCGTCGAACTGTTTGAAGCGGTCAAGGAAGGTCAGATCAAGGCCGTGTGGATTGCCTGTACCAATCCCGCGCAATCGATGCCCGATCAGACACTCATTCACGAAGCACTCAAAACCGCCGAACTGGTGGTGGTGCAGGAAGCCTTCGAGCACACCGAAACCTGCGCCTACGCCGACGTTCTGCTGCCGGCCACCACCTGGGGCGAGAAGAACGGCACGGTCACCAACTCAGAGCGCCGCATCAGTCGGGTGCAGCCCGGCGTGGCCGCCCCCGGCGAGGCTCGCCACGATTGGGCCATTGTCTGCGACTTCGCCCAGCGCCTGGGCCACACGCTGGGCAAGGGCGCGCTGGCCGAGCGCCTGTTTGCCTACGACGGCCCCGAAGCCATCTGGAACGAACACCGTGAAAGCACCCGGGGTCGTGATCTGGACATCACCGGCCTGAACTACGCCATGCTCGAAACGGCGGGTCCACAGCAGTGGCCCTACCCGGAAGGCGCGACCGGCGGCCAGGTGCGCCTGTACGAGGACGGCGTCTTCCCGACCCCGAGCGGCAAGGCACGCTTCGTGGTCACCGAATACAAGGCCACGGCCGAAAAACCCAGCGCCCGCTATCCGCTGCACCTGATCACCGGCCGCCTGCGCGACCAGTGGCACGGCATGAGCCGCACCGGCCTGGTGGCGCGACTCTACAGTCACGAAACCGAACCGCTGCTGCACATGCATCCGGACGACCTCGCCCGCCGCGATCTGGGCAACGGTGACGTCATTCGCGTCAAGTCGCGCCAGGGGAGCGTCGTGCTCAAGGTGCTCGAGACCGATACCGTCCGCCCCGGCCAGTGCTTCCTGCCCATGCACTGGGGCGGCAATGCCATGGCGGGCACCCTGGGGGTGAACGCACTGATGCCCTCGGCCTTCGATCCCTATTCGAAGCAGCCGGAGCTGAAGCACGCGGCCGCTCAGGTCGAGAAGGTGACCAGCGGCCACCCGATCGTGGCCATGCGTCGGGTGGATGTCACCAAAGAGAACCCTTACGAGGTCATGGCCCGGATCCGCACCCGTCTGGCCGCTCTCCCGTACGCCAGCCTCACCCTGGCCGGCCGGGACGTGCCGGTCGTGATGCTGCAATCGCGGGTGGAAGAGCATGAGCCCGAACTCATCAACGCCATCGACGCAGCATTCTCGCTCGATGATCCGACCCAGGCCCTCAGCTATGCCGACCCGCGCCGCGACATCGGCAAGCGCGCGCGCATCGACGACGACATCCTCACGGCGGTGCGGCTGGTGGGCGAAACCAAAGCCGCCGAGTGGCTCGCCCAGTTGATGACGGTCGGCGCCTCCGCAGCGCCCATGCGCCGCTGGCTGCTGGCGCCGGTCACGCAACCGCCCGAGGGCGGGCCCACCCGCGGCAAGGTCATCTGCAACTGTTTCGACATTTCCGAGGACGCCATCAAGGCCGCCTTTGACGCTGGCGAATCCATCGAACAGCTTCAGGCACGCACCAAGTGCGGCACCAATTGCGGCTCCTGTGTGCCGGAACTGCGGCGCCTGAAGAATCAGTACCGTCTGCCGGCCTGA
- a CDS encoding DUF2946 domain-containing protein, protein MPIRIAVAWVAMVMLLVAPLAAQPGTAGSSASFIELCTGQGIEQVRVDDGAAGDVPGSACGGERCPWCVLQATPAVPATRVSMAPQPTRPILRLNHAFADAPLARRDADPPPSRAPPRLYH, encoded by the coding sequence ATGCCCATTCGTATCGCCGTGGCCTGGGTGGCCATGGTGATGCTGCTCGTGGCGCCCCTGGCCGCACAGCCGGGCACCGCCGGAAGCAGTGCCTCGTTCATCGAGCTCTGTACCGGGCAGGGGATAGAGCAGGTGAGGGTCGACGACGGCGCCGCCGGCGACGTCCCCGGTTCGGCCTGCGGCGGCGAGCGGTGCCCATGGTGCGTGCTCCAGGCCACGCCCGCCGTGCCCGCCACGCGCGTGTCGATGGCACCGCAACCGACCAGGCCGATCCTTCGCCTCAACCACGCGTTCGCCGACGCGCCCCTCGCCAGGCGCGATGCGGACCCACCCCCATCGCGCGCGCCACCCCGCCTGTATCACTGA